The Serpentinimonas maccroryi genome has a segment encoding these proteins:
- the trmB gene encoding tRNA (guanosine(46)-N7)-methyltransferase TrmB encodes MAAPPAPPELGLHSAPAAPNPDGDAAPAPGAARVPHPKTIKSFVKRGGRTTTAQAQALATLGPRWLLPFARQPLDARAVFGRSAPLVLEIGFGMGEATAHIAALRPQHDFLCCEVHEPGVGALLKRIDALGLSNVRIVRHDAVEVLEHMLAPATLAGVHVFFPDPWHKLRHHKRRLIQPPLVARLAQRLQPGGYLHCATDWQPYAEQMLQVLGAEPLLVNTAAGAGGAGGANAAVVAGDAVTANATAKSGSGSGLGQGGYAPKPDYRPLTKFEQRGLRLGHGVWDLVFVRR; translated from the coding sequence ATGGCTGCCCCACCCGCCCCCCCAGAATTGGGCCTGCACAGCGCACCCGCCGCCCCCAACCCCGACGGCGACGCCGCCCCAGCGCCCGGCGCCGCGAGGGTGCCGCACCCCAAGACCATCAAGAGCTTCGTCAAACGCGGCGGGCGCACCACCACCGCCCAAGCCCAAGCCTTGGCCACCCTGGGGCCGCGCTGGCTGCTGCCGTTTGCACGCCAGCCGCTCGACGCCCGCGCCGTGTTTGGCCGCAGCGCGCCGCTGGTGCTCGAGATCGGTTTTGGCATGGGCGAGGCCACGGCGCACATCGCCGCCCTGCGCCCGCAGCACGATTTTCTCTGCTGCGAGGTGCACGAACCGGGCGTGGGCGCGCTGCTCAAGCGCATCGACGCGCTGGGTTTGAGCAATGTGCGCATCGTGCGCCACGACGCCGTCGAGGTGCTCGAGCACATGCTGGCGCCGGCGACGCTGGCCGGCGTGCACGTGTTTTTCCCCGACCCGTGGCACAAGCTGCGCCACCACAAACGGCGCCTGATCCAGCCGCCACTGGTGGCGCGCCTGGCGCAACGCCTGCAGCCCGGCGGCTACCTGCACTGCGCCACCGACTGGCAGCCCTACGCCGAGCAGATGCTGCAGGTGCTGGGGGCCGAGCCGCTGCTGGTCAACACTGCCGCTGGTGCTGGTGGTGCTGGTGGTGCAAATGCTGCTGTTGTTGCTGGTGACGCTGTCACTGCAAACGCCACCGCTAAATCCGGCTCGGGCTCGGGTCTAGGCCAAGGCGGCTACGCCCCCAAACCCGACTATCGCCCCCTGACCAAGTTCGAGCAGCGCGGTCTGCGCCTGGGCCACGGCGTGTGGGATTTGGTGTTTGTGCGCCGCTGA
- a CDS encoding NAD(P)/FAD-dependent oxidoreductase, with amino-acid sequence MSTKPRRNAGTPRASATDGTPRARRIAVVGAGMAGITAARTLAQAGHEVLLLDKHHSPGGRMSTRLTEFGGFDHGAQFFTVTDERFKAALALQPELIAQWRVPTVRVLDTLGQALASASPVEKARWVGVRGMNELLRQWALPLANGSLNASSHYHAQVVGIERDALHPKQWQLRCAGAAGAQQVIGGLDRVLLALPAPQAQALLRASALAPAWVTALDAVQTAPCWTLMLAFAQAAPGGAEPFGPPWHAASSDHHRIRWVARENSKPGRAAIERWTVQASPQWSAEHLEDDAERVKAKLLKGFAEVTGIRAEPTLAQVHRWRYAQTQHALGQPFLYDAAAGLGLCGDWCLGYRVENAFVSGLELALAAA; translated from the coding sequence GCACCCCCCGCGCCTCTGCCACCGACGGCACCCCACGGGCGCGCCGCATCGCCGTCGTCGGGGCGGGCATGGCCGGCATCACCGCAGCGCGCACGCTGGCGCAAGCTGGCCACGAGGTGCTGCTGCTCGACAAACACCACAGCCCCGGTGGCCGCATGTCCACGCGCCTGACCGAGTTTGGTGGCTTCGACCACGGCGCCCAGTTTTTCACCGTCACCGACGAGCGCTTCAAGGCCGCGCTGGCGCTGCAGCCCGAGCTGATTGCTCAGTGGCGGGTGCCCACCGTGCGCGTGCTCGACACCCTGGGGCAGGCGCTGGCCAGTGCCAGCCCGGTCGAGAAAGCGCGCTGGGTGGGGGTGCGCGGCATGAACGAGTTGCTGCGCCAGTGGGCGCTGCCGCTGGCAAATGGCTCGCTCAACGCCAGCAGCCACTACCACGCCCAAGTGGTGGGCATAGAGCGCGACGCCCTGCACCCCAAGCAGTGGCAACTGCGCTGCGCCGGTGCCGCCGGCGCGCAACAGGTGATAGGCGGACTGGACCGCGTGCTGCTGGCGCTGCCGGCCCCGCAGGCGCAGGCGCTGCTGCGCGCCAGCGCACTGGCGCCTGCTTGGGTCACGGCGCTGGACGCAGTTCAAACCGCGCCCTGCTGGACGCTGATGCTGGCTTTTGCCCAAGCCGCCCCGGGCGGAGCCGAACCCTTTGGCCCGCCCTGGCACGCCGCCAGCAGCGACCACCACCGCATCCGCTGGGTGGCGCGCGAAAACAGCAAGCCCGGGCGCGCGGCGATCGAGCGCTGGACGGTGCAGGCCAGCCCACAGTGGTCCGCCGAGCACCTAGAGGACGACGCCGAACGCGTGAAAGCCAAGCTGCTCAAGGGCTTTGCCGAAGTCACCGGCATCCGCGCCGAGCCCACGCTGGCGCAGGTGCACCGCTGGCGCTACGCGCAGACGCAGCACGCGCTGGGGCAACCGTTTTTGTACGACGCCGCCGCTGGCTTGGGCCTGTGTGGCGACTGGTGCCTAGGGTACCGGGTTGAAAACGCCTTTGTCTCGGGGCTGGAGCTGGCCCTGGCTGCGGCTTGA
- the ribD gene encoding bifunctional diaminohydroxyphosphoribosylaminopyrimidine deaminase/5-amino-6-(5-phosphoribosylamino)uracil reductase RibD codes for MTAPQSAFDPRWLAGLDTLAEQATGLSEPNPRVACRIIAPDGRAFEGHTQRAGGPHAEIVALRAAAAAGADLRGGSAVVTLEPCSHHGRTPPCCDALIEVGLARVLVALRDPNPLVSGRGIERLRAAGITVELLPPEHPLAAATRALNVGFLSRMERGRPWVRLKIAASLDGITALANGASQWITGTAARRDGHLWRKRAGAVLSGSGTVLADDPRLDVRLVPTEVQPVRVLLDSQLRVPAAARVLQPPGQVWVYHTPAQPADAAALRARRAALEATGARVQEIAATPDRPPRTRPRIDLAALLLDLAAREINELHVEAGQRLNGAWLQAGLADELLLYLAPTLLGQGGAGLAQIGPLSALTQGVALAYTEVSPLGPDLRIRAQVLAPQAPAPQPPPPTA; via the coding sequence ATGACCGCCCCCCAAAGCGCCTTTGACCCCCGCTGGCTGGCCGGGCTCGACACCTTGGCCGAGCAAGCCACCGGCCTGTCGGAGCCCAATCCGCGCGTGGCCTGCCGCATCATCGCCCCCGACGGCCGCGCCTTTGAGGGCCACACCCAGCGCGCCGGCGGGCCGCACGCCGAAATCGTGGCCTTGCGCGCAGCGGCGGCGGCCGGGGCCGATCTGCGCGGCGGCAGCGCCGTGGTCACGCTCGAGCCCTGCAGCCACCACGGCCGCACCCCGCCGTGCTGCGACGCGCTCATCGAGGTCGGGCTGGCGCGGGTGCTGGTGGCGTTGCGCGACCCCAACCCGCTGGTGAGCGGGCGCGGCATCGAGCGCCTGCGCGCGGCCGGCATCACCGTCGAGCTGCTGCCGCCCGAGCACCCGCTGGCCGCCGCCACGCGCGCCCTGAACGTGGGTTTTTTGAGCCGCATGGAGCGCGGCCGGCCGTGGGTGCGGCTCAAGATCGCGGCCTCGCTCGACGGCATCACGGCGCTGGCCAACGGCGCCAGCCAATGGATCACCGGCACGGCGGCGCGCCGCGACGGCCACCTCTGGCGCAAGCGCGCCGGTGCCGTGCTCAGCGGCAGCGGCACCGTGCTCGCCGACGACCCGCGCCTCGACGTGCGCCTGGTGCCCACCGAGGTGCAACCGGTGCGCGTGCTGCTCGACTCGCAGTTGCGCGTGCCGGCAGCGGCGCGCGTGTTGCAACCGCCGGGCCAAGTCTGGGTCTATCACACCCCGGCCCAGCCGGCAGACGCCGCCGCCCTGCGCGCGCGCCGCGCTGCCCTCGAGGCCACAGGGGCCCGCGTGCAGGAAATCGCCGCCACCCCCGACCGCCCCCCCCGCACTCGCCCGCGCATCGACCTAGCGGCGCTGCTGCTCGACCTCGCCGCGCGCGAGATCAACGAGCTGCACGTAGAAGCCGGGCAGCGCCTCAACGGCGCTTGGCTGCAAGCCGGCTTGGCCGACGAATTGCTGCTCTATCTGGCGCCCACGCTGCTGGGCCAAGGCGGCGCGGGCTTGGCCCAAATCGGCCCCCTGAGCGCGCTCACCCAAGGCGTGGCGCTGGCCTACACCGAGGTCAGCCCGCTGGGGCCCGACCTGCGCATCCGCGCCCAGGTGCTGGCGCCACAAGCTCCAGCGCCGCAGCCACCGCCCCCAACCGCCTAG
- a CDS encoding glutamyl-Q tRNA(Asp) synthetase: protein MIGTGATTAAPSGGYRGRFAPTPSGPLHAGSLVAALASWLDARAHGGTWLLRLEDVDRPRCVPGADRLIVQQLATCSLLPDQPPTWQSAHEARYAAALQRLQAHGWAYPCRCSRKAIDAAIAALGLLRPLHGERIYPGTCRPPGRLGAGSGSGSGSGSGSGSGSRAGAGAGAGVGVGVGAPAWRLDVAAVQQALALPSPTRWHDRRLGAQQQLVALEVGDFVLQRADGLWAYQLAVVADDAAQGITHVVRGADLADNTARQLLLQAALGMPTPRYLHTPLVLGPDGSKLSKQNGAAALDLHAPLAALNQAAAVLELHPSNGPVPEALAAWVAQWRQRWCASGQA from the coding sequence TTGATCGGCACGGGCGCAACGACGGCGGCCCCAAGCGGCGGCTACCGCGGCCGCTTTGCGCCGACGCCCAGCGGGCCGCTGCACGCCGGTTCGCTGGTGGCGGCGCTGGCCAGCTGGCTCGACGCCCGCGCCCACGGCGGCACCTGGCTGCTGCGCCTCGAAGACGTGGACCGCCCGCGCTGCGTGCCCGGCGCCGACCGCCTGATCGTGCAGCAGCTTGCCACCTGCAGCCTGTTGCCCGACCAGCCCCCCACGTGGCAGAGCGCCCATGAGGCGCGCTATGCCGCTGCCTTGCAGCGCCTGCAGGCCCACGGCTGGGCCTACCCGTGCCGCTGCAGCCGCAAAGCCATCGACGCCGCCATTGCCGCCCTAGGGCTGCTGCGCCCGCTCCACGGCGAGCGCATCTACCCCGGCACGTGCCGGCCGCCGGGGCGTTTGGGGGCGGGCTCAGGCTCAGGCTCAGGCTCAGGCTCAGGCTCAGGCTCAGGCTCGAGGGCGGGGGCGGGGGCGGGGGCGGGTGTGGGTGTGGGTGTGGGCGCGCCAGCCTGGCGGCTCGACGTAGCCGCGGTGCAGCAAGCGCTGGCGCTGCCTAGCCCTACGCGTTGGCACGACCGGCGCTTGGGCGCGCAGCAGCAACTGGTGGCGCTCGAGGTGGGCGACTTCGTGCTCCAGCGCGCCGACGGCCTGTGGGCCTACCAGCTGGCCGTGGTGGCTGACGACGCCGCACAGGGCATCACGCACGTGGTGCGCGGCGCCGACTTGGCCGACAACACCGCGCGCCAGCTGCTGCTGCAAGCCGCACTCGGCATGCCCACGCCGCGCTACCTGCACACGCCGCTGGTGCTGGGCCCCGACGGCAGCAAGCTCTCGAAGCAAAACGGCGCCGCCGCGCTGGACTTGCACGCGCCCCTGGCCGCCCTCAACCAAGCCGCCGCCGTGCTCGAGCTGCACCCCAGCAACGGGCCCGTGCCCGAGGCGCTCGCGGCTTGGGTGGCGCAGTGGCGCCAGCGCTGGTGCGCCAGCGGCCAAGCCTAG